From Pararhodobacter zhoushanensis, the proteins below share one genomic window:
- a CDS encoding gamma-glutamyltransferase family protein gives MSFTTRPELSGTFGMTSSTHWIASAVGMSVLERGGNAYDAAVAMGFTLHVCEPHLNGPLGDMPAMIWPADDDQPTMICGQATAPAGATITHYRDQGLDLIPGSGLLATVIPGAFDAWMLMLRDHGTWPLADVLAPAIDYARNGVPMLANATAAIAGLADFFRDEWPTSAAVWLPDNAVPKAGALFCNPDLAATWERLCAEVAGTTGREAQIDAARKVFSQGFIAQAIDDWMRDAHVMDASGARHKGVLTGQDMAGWSASYEPALTVRHAGWQVYKGGFWSQGPVLLQVLQTLAADPLAAMDPTGPQFVHLVTEALKLAFADREAHYGDPADAEIPAEILLSRAHGLERRALITERASDQLRPSMLHGFEGQADAAVFRQRWLAKRADNTGPGIGEPTMGHLKAPGDTVHLDVVDRWGNMVSATPSGGWLQSSPVVPGLGMPLNSRAQMFWLDDGLPSSLAPGRRPRTTLSPSFARGPDGTRVAFGTPGGDQQDQWQSAFLLRLIHHGMNLQEAIDAPLFHTEHLQASFDPRGFRAAHLLAEPAFPEATLQALRDAGHDLQVAAPWSAGRLTAVSRRPDGLLRAAATPRLMQAYAVGR, from the coding sequence ATGAGCTTCACCACCCGGCCCGAACTCTCCGGCACTTTCGGCATGACGTCCTCGACCCACTGGATCGCCTCGGCGGTCGGCATGTCGGTGCTGGAGCGCGGCGGAAACGCGTATGACGCCGCCGTCGCCATGGGCTTCACGCTGCATGTCTGCGAACCGCATCTGAACGGCCCGCTGGGCGACATGCCCGCGATGATCTGGCCCGCCGATGACGACCAGCCGACCATGATCTGCGGTCAGGCCACCGCCCCCGCCGGGGCCACGATCACCCATTACCGCGATCAGGGGCTGGACCTGATCCCCGGCTCGGGTCTGCTGGCCACGGTCATTCCCGGCGCCTTCGATGCGTGGATGCTGATGCTGCGCGACCATGGCACATGGCCGCTGGCCGATGTCCTTGCCCCCGCCATCGACTATGCGCGCAACGGCGTGCCGATGCTGGCCAATGCGACCGCCGCCATCGCCGGCCTTGCCGATTTCTTCCGCGACGAATGGCCGACCTCGGCCGCCGTCTGGCTGCCGGACAACGCCGTGCCCAAGGCGGGCGCGTTGTTTTGCAACCCCGATCTTGCCGCGACATGGGAGCGTCTGTGCGCCGAAGTCGCCGGGACAACAGGCCGCGAGGCGCAGATCGACGCCGCCCGCAAAGTGTTCTCGCAAGGCTTCATCGCGCAGGCGATTGATGACTGGATGCGCGATGCGCATGTGATGGACGCCAGCGGCGCGCGCCACAAGGGCGTGCTCACCGGGCAGGATATGGCCGGATGGTCGGCCAGCTATGAGCCCGCGCTCACCGTGCGCCACGCCGGTTGGCAGGTCTACAAGGGCGGCTTCTGGTCGCAAGGGCCGGTGCTGCTGCAGGTGCTGCAAACCCTCGCCGCCGACCCGCTGGCCGCGATGGACCCCACCGGCCCGCAATTCGTCCACCTTGTCACCGAGGCGCTGAAACTCGCCTTTGCCGACCGCGAGGCGCATTACGGCGACCCCGCCGATGCCGAGATCCCGGCCGAGATCCTGCTGTCGCGCGCCCATGGCCTTGAGCGCCGCGCGCTGATAACCGAGCGCGCCTCGGACCAGCTGCGCCCCTCGATGCTGCACGGGTTCGAAGGGCAGGCCGATGCTGCCGTCTTCCGCCAGCGCTGGCTGGCCAAGCGGGCCGACAACACCGGCCCGGGGATCGGCGAGCCGACGATGGGCCACCTGAAGGCCCCCGGCGACACCGTGCATCTGGACGTGGTGGACCGCTGGGGCAACATGGTCAGCGCCACGCCCTCGGGCGGCTGGCTGCAAAGCTCGCCCGTCGTGCCGGGGCTGGGCATGCCGCTCAATTCGCGCGCACAGATGTTCTGGCTGGATGACGGCCTGCCCAGCTCTCTCGCCCCCGGTCGCCGCCCGCGCACCACGCTGTCGCCGTCGTTTGCGCGGGGGCCCGATGGCACGCGCGTGGCTTTCGGCACGCCCGGAGGCGACCAGCAGGATCAATGGCAATCGGCCTTCCTGCTGCGCCTCATCCATCACGGAATGAACCTGCAAGAGGCCATCGACGCGCCGCTGTTCCACACCGAACACCTGCAGGCCAGCTTCGATCCGCGCGGCTTTCGCGCGGCGCATCTGCTGGCCGAACCGGCTTTCCCCGAGGCGACTCTGCAAGCCCTGCGCGATGCCGGACACGATCTGCAAGTTGCCGCCCCGTGGTCTGCCGGCCGCCTGACCGCCGTCAGCCGCCGCCCGGACGGGTTGCTGCGCGCCGCCGCGACGCCGCGCCTGATGCAGGCCTATGCGGTGGGGCGGTGA
- a CDS encoding AbrB family transcriptional regulator, with the protein MPTPRLTSLSPWQRSALTLVLAMVGAVAFILIGLPLPFLFGPMFACLLAALLGMPLRGTGQIGVGARTILGIAVGAALTPALIATLPSMIGSIALIPVYIALIGLIGVPFFRKVCGYDAATAWYSAMPGGLQDMIIFGAEAGANPRTLSLIHATRVLIIVTLAPILITQVFGASMSHPVGEPARDLPVGEMLIMAAAGLIGWKGGEKIGLFGASILGPLIVTGALSLAGFIHHRPPAEAIYVAQFFIGSAIGVGYTGVTLHEIKRDVAAGVGFVLILALLAAIMSEIVYALGLAPSVEAFLAFAPGGQAEMTVLAIVAGADLGYVVVHHILRILLVITGAPIAARLMRIRQKDAP; encoded by the coding sequence ATGCCCACCCCCCGCCTCACCTCGCTCTCACCCTGGCAACGCAGCGCGCTGACATTGGTGCTGGCCATGGTCGGCGCCGTCGCGTTTATCCTGATCGGCCTGCCGCTGCCTTTCCTCTTCGGCCCGATGTTCGCCTGCCTTCTCGCCGCGCTGCTGGGCATGCCCCTGCGCGGCACCGGACAGATCGGCGTCGGCGCGCGCACCATTCTTGGCATTGCCGTCGGTGCCGCGCTGACCCCGGCGCTGATCGCCACCCTGCCCTCGATGATCGGCTCCATCGCCCTGATCCCGGTCTACATCGCGCTGATCGGCCTGATCGGCGTGCCGTTCTTCCGCAAGGTCTGCGGCTATGACGCGGCGACCGCGTGGTATTCAGCCATGCCCGGCGGGTTGCAGGACATGATCATTTTCGGGGCCGAGGCCGGGGCCAACCCCCGCACCCTGTCGCTGATCCATGCCACCCGCGTGCTGATCATCGTCACGCTGGCCCCGATCCTGATCACGCAGGTCTTTGGCGCGTCGATGTCCCACCCGGTCGGCGAACCCGCCCGCGATCTGCCGGTCGGCGAGATGCTGATCATGGCCGCCGCCGGGCTGATCGGCTGGAAGGGCGGCGAGAAGATCGGCCTCTTCGGGGCCTCCATTCTTGGCCCGCTGATCGTCACCGGGGCGCTGTCGCTGGCCGGGTTCATCCACCACCGCCCGCCCGCCGAGGCGATCTATGTCGCGCAGTTCTTCATCGGCTCGGCCATCGGCGTCGGCTACACCGGCGTCACCCTGCACGAGATCAAGCGCGATGTGGCGGCGGGCGTCGGCTTCGTGCTGATCCTTGCCCTGCTCGCCGCGATCATGTCGGAAATCGTCTACGCGCTGGGTCTCGCCCCCTCGGTCGAGGCGTTTCTGGCCTTTGCGCCCGGCGGTCAGGCCGAGATGACCGTCTTGGCCATCGTCGCGGGCGCGGATCTGGGCTATGTGGTTGTCCACCATATCCTGCGCATCCTTCTGGTGATCACCGGCGCCCCCATCGCCGCCCGCCTGATGCGCATCCGTCAAAAGGACGCGCCATGA
- a CDS encoding GntR family transcriptional regulator, producing MKHSEPSADLPQGQDAYRRLLAEIRAGSLVPGDRLLEVDLARRLGISRTPVREAIRQLEADGLVIHVARVGAAVRSLDPGEVTELYEMRGVLEGTAARLAARAASVVELDELAAINAEMAAGFGNPARLYELNRQFHAALLDAARNRYLARSLAGLQKTLLLLGPTTLEEDERARNAVTEHESVLTALRARDELGAESAMRAHVAAAHSIRLRQFRNRAAGADLES from the coding sequence ATGAAACATTCCGAACCCAGTGCCGATCTGCCGCAAGGTCAGGACGCTTACCGCCGCTTGTTGGCCGAAATCCGCGCCGGGTCGCTGGTGCCCGGCGACCGGCTGCTTGAGGTGGATCTGGCGCGCCGACTGGGGATCTCTCGCACCCCGGTGCGCGAGGCGATCCGCCAGCTTGAGGCGGACGGGCTGGTGATCCATGTCGCGCGTGTCGGCGCGGCGGTGCGCAGTCTGGATCCGGGCGAAGTCACTGAACTCTATGAGATGCGCGGCGTGCTGGAGGGGACGGCGGCGCGGCTGGCGGCGCGGGCGGCCTCGGTTGTCGAGCTGGACGAGCTGGCGGCGATCAATGCCGAGATGGCGGCGGGGTTTGGCAATCCTGCGCGGCTGTACGAGCTGAACCGGCAGTTCCACGCCGCCCTCTTGGACGCGGCGCGCAACCGCTATCTGGCGCGCTCGCTGGCCGGGTTGCAAAAGACGCTGTTGCTGCTGGGCCCGACGACGCTGGAAGAGGATGAGCGCGCCCGCAATGCGGTGACCGAACATGAGTCGGTGCTGACCGCGCTGCGCGCGCGCGATGAGCTGGGCGCGGAAAGCGCGATGCGGGCGCATGTCGCCGCCGCGCATTCGATCCGGCTGCGCCAGTTCCGCAACCGGGCGGCGGGCGCGGATCTGGAAAGCTGA
- a CDS encoding nitroreductase family protein, whose translation MTTKTLSDHLNWRYATKKMDPAKAVPQDKVDAIVEAIRMAPTSSGVQPFEVIVVTNPELRAQIATAAGGQTQITDGSHVLVFAAWDNYTAERIDEVLALNVDARGESPTLQGYYEGLKAAYLPRDADVNYAHAARQAYIALGVALVAAAEQEVDSTPMEGFSPDAVDAILGLRERGLRSVVLLPLGYREPAGDWLLPMAKVRKSRESLVSQLD comes from the coding sequence ATGACGACCAAGACCCTGAGCGACCACCTGAACTGGCGCTACGCAACCAAGAAAATGGACCCGGCGAAAGCAGTGCCGCAAGACAAGGTCGACGCCATTGTCGAGGCGATCCGCATGGCCCCGACCTCGAGCGGCGTGCAGCCGTTCGAAGTGATCGTCGTGACCAACCCCGAGCTGCGGGCCCAGATCGCGACAGCGGCGGGCGGTCAGACGCAGATCACCGACGGCTCGCATGTTCTGGTCTTCGCGGCATGGGACAACTACACCGCCGAGCGCATCGACGAAGTGCTGGCGCTGAACGTCGACGCGCGTGGCGAATCGCCGACGCTGCAAGGCTATTATGAAGGCCTGAAAGCCGCTTACCTGCCCCGTGACGCCGACGTGAACTATGCCCACGCTGCGCGTCAGGCCTATATCGCGCTGGGTGTTGCGCTGGTGGCCGCTGCGGAACAGGAAGTCGACAGCACGCCGATGGAAGGCTTCAGCCCGGACGCGGTGGACGCGATCCTTGGCCTGCGCGAGCGCGGTCTGCGCTCGGTGGTGCTGCTGCCCTTGGGCTACCGCGAGCCCGCTGGCGACTGGTTGCTGCCGATGGCCAAGGTCCGCAAATCGCGCGAGTCCCTCGTCTCGCAGCTGGACTGA
- a CDS encoding winged helix-turn-helix transcriptional regulator — MLDSEQCPDCKRIGAVLSRVGDRWSVLVVVSLAEHGTLRFNELKRTLGISQRMLSLTLKEMERDGLVSRTYHPTIPPKVEYTLTALGQSFRQPVTALSRWAIENLGRIDAARTAYDAGTAQ; from the coding sequence ATGCTGGACAGCGAACAATGCCCTGACTGCAAGCGGATCGGCGCCGTTCTGTCGCGGGTGGGCGACCGGTGGAGCGTGCTTGTCGTCGTCTCGCTGGCCGAACACGGGACGTTGCGCTTCAATGAGCTCAAGCGCACGCTGGGCATCTCGCAGCGCATGCTGAGCCTGACGCTGAAGGAAATGGAGCGCGACGGGCTGGTGAGCCGGACCTATCATCCGACCATCCCGCCCAAGGTGGAATACACGCTGACCGCGCTGGGCCAGTCGTTTCGCCAGCCGGTGACGGCGCTGAGCCGCTGGGCCATCGAAAATCTGGGCCGGATCGATGCGGCGCGGACGGCCTATGACGCGGGCACGGCGCAATAA
- a CDS encoding AEC family transporter — protein MANSNSGFLGFPIASLIFGPQGAVVFAMTMTVENAVIIPLVQILTGVSGSNERKLGAVLREALGRIIANPLLIAVALALVWRATGLSMGVPVERAVTSLAMAAAPVALFVIGGTVASMSVSGHWRRVSAVSIGKLVVHPLLVAVLLFTLPGVPADLIPVGILFAAVPMLTIYPILAAPFGLREVCSTALIVATGLSVVTVTGVLVLLNAL, from the coding sequence ATGGCGAATTCCAATTCGGGCTTTCTGGGTTTTCCGATTGCCAGCCTGATCTTTGGCCCGCAGGGCGCGGTGGTTTTCGCGATGACCATGACGGTCGAGAACGCGGTGATCATTCCACTGGTGCAGATCCTGACCGGGGTTTCAGGCTCGAACGAGCGCAAGCTGGGCGCGGTGCTGCGCGAAGCGCTGGGGCGGATCATCGCCAACCCGCTGCTGATCGCCGTGGCACTGGCGCTGGTCTGGCGCGCGACCGGGCTGTCGATGGGCGTGCCGGTCGAGCGGGCGGTAACGTCCTTGGCGATGGCGGCGGCCCCCGTGGCGCTGTTCGTGATCGGCGGCACGGTGGCGTCGATGTCGGTGAGCGGGCATTGGCGGCGGGTCTCGGCGGTGAGCATCGGCAAGCTGGTGGTGCATCCGCTGCTGGTGGCGGTGCTGCTGTTTACCCTGCCCGGAGTGCCTGCCGATCTGATTCCGGTGGGGATCTTGTTCGCTGCCGTGCCGATGCTGACGATCTATCCGATCCTCGCCGCGCCTTTTGGCCTGCGCGAGGTCTGCTCGACGGCGCTGATCGTGGCGACGGGTCTGTCGGTGGTGACGGTGACCGGGGTGCTGGTGCTGCTCAACGCGCTCTGA
- a CDS encoding cytochrome-c peroxidase, which translates to MRIWVSGVVVVVAGGLGLQAGGTAGTGLPAPLSDADFRPVDPAAAALGQLLFYDPILSGNREVACATCHHPAFGTSDGVSLGLGDGGIGLGPLRRADADNLPEERVPRNAQALWNLGAVEYRSMFHDGRVEVDPSRPNGMRTPLDDDMLVGFDSLLSAQTMFPVISPDEMAGHYQENEISTAVRLGMLTGPDGAWARLAARVAAVPGYAERFAAVYPEIAAGRAIGFTDVSNAIAAFMEVEFRSDSAPFDAVLRGEATMGPQAAEGMALFYGPAGCSGCHSGPFLTDHSFHAMGEPQLGPGKGARFETHHRDEGRYRVTGAAADWYAFRTPALRNVALTAPYGHAGAHRTLESFLAGHGQGAALAVYERAEAVLPALDGADWAVMDDPAQVAAIAAAAEGGPVLAAGQIAALVAFLQTLTDPVAVEGRLGVPDAVPSGLVVPNP; encoded by the coding sequence ATGCGGATCTGGGTGAGCGGCGTGGTCGTGGTGGTTGCCGGGGGCTTGGGCCTGCAGGCCGGGGGCACGGCGGGCACCGGGTTGCCCGCGCCGCTGAGCGACGCCGATTTCCGCCCGGTCGATCCGGCGGCGGCGGCGCTGGGGCAGCTGTTGTTCTACGATCCGATCTTGTCTGGCAACCGCGAGGTCGCCTGCGCAACCTGTCATCATCCGGCCTTCGGCACCTCGGACGGGGTGTCGCTGGGGCTGGGCGACGGCGGGATCGGTTTGGGGCCGTTGCGGCGGGCGGATGCGGACAATCTGCCCGAAGAACGCGTGCCCCGGAACGCGCAGGCGTTGTGGAATCTGGGCGCGGTCGAGTATCGCTCGATGTTTCATGACGGGCGGGTCGAGGTGGACCCATCGCGGCCCAACGGCATGCGCACACCGCTGGATGACGACATGCTGGTCGGGTTCGACTCGCTCTTGTCGGCGCAGACGATGTTCCCCGTGATCTCACCGGATGAGATGGCCGGGCATTATCAGGAGAACGAGATTTCCACCGCCGTGCGGCTGGGCATGCTGACCGGGCCGGACGGGGCCTGGGCGCGGCTGGCGGCGCGGGTGGCGGCGGTGCCGGGCTATGCCGAACGCTTCGCCGCCGTTTACCCTGAGATCGCGGCGGGGCGGGCGATCGGGTTCACTGACGTAAGCAACGCGATTGCGGCCTTCATGGAGGTCGAGTTCCGCAGTGACAGCGCGCCGTTTGATGCCGTGCTGCGCGGCGAGGCGACGATGGGGCCGCAGGCGGCCGAGGGGATGGCGCTGTTTTATGGGCCTGCGGGCTGTTCGGGGTGCCATTCGGGGCCGTTCCTGACCGATCACAGCTTTCACGCGATGGGCGAGCCGCAGCTGGGGCCGGGCAAGGGCGCGCGGTTCGAGACGCATCACCGCGACGAGGGGCGCTACCGGGTGACCGGGGCGGCGGCCGACTGGTATGCGTTCCGCACGCCCGCGCTGCGCAATGTCGCGCTGACCGCGCCCTATGGGCACGCGGGCGCGCACCGGACGCTGGAGTCGTTTCTGGCCGGGCACGGACAGGGCGCGGCGCTGGCGGTGTATGAGCGCGCCGAGGCGGTGTTGCCCGCGCTGGACGGGGCGGATTGGGCGGTGATGGACGACCCGGCGCAGGTGGCGGCGATTGCGGCGGCGGCCGAGGGCGGGCCGGTGCTGGCGGCAGGGCAGATCGCGGCGCTGGTGGCGTTCTTGCAGACGCTGACCGATCCGGTGGCGGTTGAGGGACGGTTGGGGGTGCCGGACGCGGTGCCTTCGGGTCTGGTGGTGCCCAACCCCTAG